A region of Massilia sp. WG5 DNA encodes the following proteins:
- a CDS encoding 4Fe-4S dicluster domain-containing protein, whose amino-acid sequence MKAPGHPVIPIHGQDEPSRRRFLKLMAASAALAGAGCSGPPAETIVPYVRMPEQDVPGLPLFYASAFVRRGFAHGVLVETNMGRPTKVEGNPEHPVSAGTTDVFTQASILQMWDPDRSQTVQQRVEKDSELSTWAAFEAALEARRPHFARDGGAGLRILTGAVTSPTLAAQLAALQQKYPAMRWHAWDPLHDDGAAAAADLAFGRPLDALYRLDRVAVLLTLDADLFGAEGSHGASLAHARAFTAPRRLGANVAANRLYAMESTPTLTGAYADERLARAPHEIEAALWRIAGMLGAAPGGSTAADAAGTRWEAAVAKALRDARGRALVVAGPTLSPASRALVHLLNQRLGAQDGALAYIEPVALGAPAHGAALAELSADMQAGRVDTLLMLDANPVYAAPPALGFAQALRRVPLSAHLGLYRDETAREAGWHLPLAHCYEAWSDARASDGTASIVQPMIAPLYGGRSAHALLAIALGEGSRDGHALVRATWQAARPGQETDAFDAAWREALRRGLVPDSAAPPVAVRTATAPAQPAPVAPPLVARFAPDPAVDGGEFSNNAWLQELPRPLSSLTWDNAALVGPATAKRAGLADGDIVRLELDGRTLEAPVLVLAEQAEGAVTLPLGYGRSGAGSVGNGVGFNAYRLRAEAAMGAQDASAPLGMVRTGRSHEFALRQREVDMHGRDPVKVTEVSRPVPRKKPEEEEGGKTSLYPERSYDEYKWGMAIDLNACIGCASCTVACQAENNIPVVGKEEVIRGRSMHWIRVDRYRTGRRTLFQPVPCMHCEHAPCEEVCPVGATVHDDEGLNVQVYNRCIGTRFCSNNCPYKVRRFNFLQYSNEKLESLKALQNPEVTVRKRGVMEKCSYCLQRITRARIDAEKQGRPIADGEVVTACQAACPTAAIHFGDLNDPRSAVVAAKASKLDYVLLEELNTRPRTSYAARVVNPDPELG is encoded by the coding sequence ATGAAAGCTCCCGGCCACCCTGTCATTCCGATCCACGGCCAGGATGAGCCGTCGCGGCGCCGCTTCCTGAAGCTGATGGCGGCCTCCGCGGCCCTCGCCGGCGCCGGCTGCAGCGGGCCGCCGGCCGAGACCATCGTGCCCTATGTGCGCATGCCGGAGCAGGACGTGCCCGGGCTGCCGCTGTTCTACGCCAGCGCCTTCGTGCGGCGCGGCTTCGCCCACGGGGTGCTGGTCGAAACGAATATGGGGCGCCCGACCAAGGTCGAGGGCAATCCCGAGCACCCGGTCTCGGCCGGCACCACCGACGTCTTCACCCAGGCCTCGATCCTGCAGATGTGGGACCCGGACCGGTCGCAGACCGTGCAGCAGAGGGTGGAGAAGGACAGCGAACTGTCGACCTGGGCGGCCTTCGAGGCGGCCCTGGAGGCGCGCCGTCCGCATTTTGCGCGCGACGGCGGCGCCGGGCTGCGCATCCTGACCGGCGCCGTCACCTCGCCGACGCTGGCGGCCCAGCTGGCGGCGCTGCAGCAGAAGTATCCGGCGATGCGCTGGCATGCCTGGGATCCGCTGCACGACGACGGCGCGGCGGCGGCGGCCGACCTGGCTTTCGGCCGTCCGCTGGATGCGCTGTACAGGCTGGATCGCGTCGCGGTGCTGCTGACCCTGGACGCCGACCTGTTCGGCGCGGAAGGCTCGCACGGCGCCAGCCTGGCGCATGCGCGCGCCTTCACCGCGCCGCGCCGGCTCGGCGCCAATGTGGCCGCGAACCGCCTGTATGCGATGGAATCGACCCCGACCCTCACCGGCGCCTATGCCGATGAGCGCCTGGCGCGCGCGCCGCACGAGATCGAGGCGGCACTGTGGCGCATCGCCGGCATGCTGGGCGCGGCCCCGGGCGGGAGCACGGCGGCCGATGCGGCCGGGACCCGTTGGGAAGCGGCGGTGGCGAAGGCCTTACGCGATGCCCGCGGGCGTGCGCTGGTGGTTGCCGGCCCGACCCTGAGTCCGGCCAGCCGCGCCCTGGTCCACCTGCTCAACCAGCGCCTGGGCGCGCAGGACGGCGCGCTCGCGTATATCGAACCGGTGGCGCTGGGCGCGCCGGCGCACGGCGCCGCGTTGGCGGAGCTGAGCGCCGACATGCAGGCCGGCAGGGTCGACACCCTGCTGATGCTGGACGCGAATCCGGTCTACGCCGCGCCGCCCGCGCTCGGGTTCGCGCAGGCCCTGCGGCGCGTGCCGCTGAGCGCGCATCTCGGCCTGTACCGCGACGAGACCGCACGCGAAGCCGGCTGGCACCTGCCGCTGGCGCACTGCTACGAAGCCTGGAGCGACGCCCGCGCCTCTGACGGCACCGCCAGCATCGTGCAGCCGATGATCGCGCCCCTGTACGGCGGACGCTCGGCGCATGCGCTGCTGGCGATCGCGCTGGGGGAGGGCAGCCGCGACGGCCACGCGCTGGTGCGCGCCACATGGCAGGCGGCGCGCCCGGGGCAGGAAACGGATGCCTTCGACGCGGCCTGGCGCGAGGCGCTGCGCCGCGGCCTGGTGCCGGACAGCGCCGCGCCGCCGGTCGCGGTGCGCACGGCCACGGCGCCAGCGCAGCCGGCGCCGGTCGCCCCGCCGCTGGTGGCGCGCTTCGCGCCCGACCCGGCCGTCGACGGCGGCGAATTTTCGAACAACGCTTGGCTGCAGGAGCTGCCGCGGCCACTGAGCTCGCTCACCTGGGACAACGCGGCCCTGGTCGGCCCGGCCACCGCCAAGCGCGCCGGCCTCGCCGACGGCGACATCGTGCGCCTGGAACTCGACGGGCGCACACTGGAGGCGCCGGTGCTGGTGCTGGCGGAGCAGGCCGAGGGCGCGGTCACCCTGCCGCTCGGCTACGGCCGCAGCGGCGCCGGTTCGGTCGGCAATGGCGTCGGCTTCAACGCCTACCGCCTGCGGGCCGAGGCGGCGATGGGCGCGCAGGACGCGTCGGCGCCGCTGGGGATGGTGCGTACCGGGCGCAGCCATGAATTCGCGCTGCGCCAGCGCGAAGTCGACATGCACGGACGCGATCCGGTGAAGGTGACCGAAGTCAGCCGCCCGGTGCCGCGCAAAAAGCCGGAAGAAGAGGAGGGCGGCAAGACCTCGCTGTACCCGGAGCGCAGCTACGATGAGTACAAATGGGGCATGGCGATCGACCTGAACGCGTGCATCGGCTGCGCGTCCTGCACCGTCGCCTGCCAGGCCGAGAACAATATCCCGGTGGTCGGCAAGGAAGAGGTGATCCGCGGCCGCAGCATGCACTGGATCCGCGTCGACCGCTACCGCACCGGGCGGCGCACCCTGTTCCAGCCGGTTCCCTGCATGCATTGCGAGCACGCGCCCTGCGAGGAGGTATGCCCGGTCGGCGCCACCGTGCACGACGACGAAGGCTTGAACGTCCAGGTCTACAACCGCTGCATCGGCACCCGCTTCTGCTCGAACAACTGCCCTTATAAAGTCCGGCGCTTCAACTTCCTGCAGTATTCGAACGAGAAGCTGGAGAGCCTGAAGGCGCTGCAGAATCCGGAAGTGACGGTGCGTAAGCGCGGCGTGATGGAAAAGTGCAGCTACTGCCTGCAGCGCATCACGCGCGCCCGCATCGACGCCGAAAAGCAGGGCCGCCCCATCGCCGACGGCGAGGTCGTGACGGCCTGCCAGGCGGCCTGCCCGACGGCGGCGATCCACTTCGGCGACCTGAACGATCCGCGCAGCGCCGTGGTCGCGGCCAAGGCCTCGAAGCTCGACTATGTGCTGCTCGAGGAACTGAACACCCGGCCGCGCACCAGTTATGCGGCGCGCGTCGTCAACCCCGATCCGGAGCTGGGATGA
- the nrfD gene encoding NrfD/PsrC family molybdoenzyme membrane anchor subunit, translating to MSAPPSLDPGTDSPRSRNSEVLRAGWGYADVSDKIAGIVLSGHFGWKWWTAFLLTSGGVLAMLVAVSWLLVKGIGIWGVDIPVAWGFAIGNFVWWIGIGHAGTFISAVLLLLRQKWRTSINRFAEAMTLFAAGIAGIFPILHLGRPWFFYWLVPYPNVMNVWPQWRSPLVWDFFAIATYLSVSLLFWYVGLIPDLGTLRDRAGARGQRGAQVVYGMLALGWRGEARHWARFEKAYLLLAGLATPLVVSVHTIVSLDFAVGNTPGYHSTIFPPYFVAGALFSGFAMVLTLAIPLRAAFGLQDFITGKHLANAAKVLLATSCMVGYGYLAEIFTAFYSGDKYEIYMTVNRWTGPYAPVYWSMLTCNILVPQLLWWRRMRHSVLALFVLSLVINAGMWMERFLIVVSSLHRDYLPSAWGMFYPTRWDWITLFGSIALFVWLFLLFVRFLPLISMAEMRELVRESAKGKT from the coding sequence ATGAGCGCGCCACCGTCCCTCGACCCCGGAACGGATTCGCCGCGCTCGCGAAACAGCGAGGTGCTGCGCGCCGGCTGGGGCTATGCCGACGTCAGCGACAAGATCGCCGGCATCGTCCTGTCCGGCCATTTCGGCTGGAAGTGGTGGACCGCCTTCCTGCTAACATCCGGCGGCGTGCTGGCGATGCTGGTCGCGGTCAGCTGGCTGCTGGTGAAGGGCATCGGGATCTGGGGCGTCGACATCCCGGTGGCCTGGGGCTTCGCCATCGGGAACTTCGTGTGGTGGATCGGGATCGGCCACGCCGGCACCTTCATCTCGGCGGTGCTGCTCCTGCTGCGCCAGAAATGGCGCACCTCGATCAACCGCTTCGCCGAGGCGATGACCCTATTCGCGGCCGGCATCGCCGGCATCTTCCCGATCCTGCACCTGGGCCGGCCCTGGTTCTTCTACTGGCTGGTGCCGTATCCGAACGTGATGAACGTCTGGCCGCAGTGGCGCAGCCCGCTGGTCTGGGACTTCTTCGCGATCGCCACCTATCTGTCGGTGTCGCTGCTGTTCTGGTACGTGGGCCTGATCCCCGACCTGGGCACGCTGCGCGACCGCGCCGGCGCGCGCGGGCAACGCGGCGCCCAGGTCGTCTACGGCATGCTGGCGCTGGGCTGGCGCGGCGAGGCGCGGCACTGGGCGCGCTTCGAGAAGGCCTACCTGCTGCTGGCAGGGCTGGCCACGCCGCTGGTGGTGTCGGTGCACACCATCGTCTCGCTCGACTTCGCGGTCGGGAACACGCCCGGCTACCATTCGACGATCTTCCCGCCGTACTTCGTGGCCGGCGCGCTGTTCTCGGGCTTCGCGATGGTGCTGACCCTGGCGATCCCGCTGCGCGCGGCCTTCGGGCTGCAGGACTTCATCACCGGCAAGCACCTGGCGAATGCCGCCAAGGTGCTGCTGGCGACCAGCTGCATGGTCGGCTACGGCTACCTGGCCGAGATCTTCACCGCCTTCTACAGCGGCGACAAGTACGAGATCTACATGACCGTCAACCGCTGGACCGGGCCTTACGCGCCGGTCTACTGGAGCATGCTGACCTGTAACATCCTCGTTCCGCAGCTGCTGTGGTGGCGCCGCATGCGCCACAGCGTGCTGGCGCTGTTCGTGCTGAGCCTCGTCATCAACGCCGGCATGTGGATGGAGCGCTTCCTGATCGTGGTGTCCTCGCTGCACCGCGATTATCTGCCCTCGGCATGGGGCATGTTCTATCCGACCCGCTGGGACTGGATCACGCTGTTCGGTTCGATCGCGCTGTTCGTCTGGCTGTTCCTGCTGTTCGTGCGCTTCCTGCCGCTGATCTCGATGGCCGAGATGCGGGAGCTGGTGCGCGAGAGCGCAAAGGGGAAGACATGA
- a CDS encoding DUF3341 domain-containing protein translates to MSRQRGARLYGLLAEFPNADALCAAAKQAREHGYTHAEAYSPFFIEGLDETLGSGPSLVAPATLAGGLLGGAGTYFLQWYAAVVDYPINVGGRPLHSWPAFIPATFEITILGAALAAVLTMLIQNGLPRLHHPLFEVEEFELASRNRFFLCLPARDPVFAPGPARALLEGLQPMLLREVPA, encoded by the coding sequence ATGAGCAGGCAGCGAGGCGCGCGCCTCTACGGCCTGCTGGCCGAGTTCCCCAACGCCGACGCCCTCTGCGCCGCCGCGAAGCAGGCGCGCGAACACGGCTACACCCACGCCGAAGCCTACAGCCCCTTCTTCATCGAAGGCCTGGACGAGACGCTCGGCAGCGGCCCCAGCCTGGTGGCGCCGGCGACGCTGGCCGGCGGCCTGCTGGGCGGCGCCGGGACCTACTTCCTGCAGTGGTATGCGGCGGTGGTCGACTATCCGATCAACGTCGGCGGCCGGCCCCTGCACAGCTGGCCGGCCTTCATCCCGGCCACCTTCGAGATCACCATCCTCGGCGCGGCGCTGGCGGCGGTGCTGACGATGCTGATCCAGAACGGCCTGCCGCGCCTGCACCACCCGCTGTTCGAGGTCGAGGAATTCGAGCTGGCCAGCCGCAACCGCTTCTTCCTGTGCCTGCCGGCCCGCGATCCGGTGTTCGCGCCCGGCCCGGCGCGCGCGCTGCTGGAAGGGCTGCAGCCGATGCTGCTGCGCGAGGTGCCGGCATGA
- a CDS encoding cytochrome c gives MKTSVCLLPLLGLLSSLLSGCERAKQDMYDQPRYKTFSAAKLFPDGASARTPPPGTQPRARGAFADSTGGRAGAQAVQADLAAERAQTNPYPVDLRLLERGRDRYMIYCMPCHSPVGDGDGLVVRRGFPAPPSYHQERLRKAPDRHLYDVITQGYGVMVPYADRVEPADRWAIVAFIRALQLSQNAPADSLPPALKARLDAQPGGAP, from the coding sequence ATGAAGACGAGCGTCTGCCTCCTGCCGCTGCTCGGATTGCTGAGCAGCCTCCTGAGCGGCTGCGAACGGGCCAAACAGGACATGTACGACCAGCCGCGCTATAAAACTTTTTCCGCCGCCAAGCTGTTCCCGGACGGCGCCAGCGCGCGCACGCCGCCGCCCGGCACCCAGCCGCGCGCGCGGGGCGCCTTCGCCGACAGCACCGGCGGCCGCGCGGGCGCGCAGGCGGTGCAGGCCGACCTCGCGGCCGAGCGCGCGCAGACGAATCCGTATCCGGTCGACCTGCGCCTGCTGGAGCGGGGCCGTGACCGCTACATGATCTACTGCATGCCCTGCCACAGCCCGGTGGGCGACGGCGACGGACTGGTGGTGCGGCGCGGCTTTCCGGCGCCGCCCAGCTATCACCAGGAACGGCTGCGCAAGGCGCCGGACCGCCACCTCTACGACGTGATCACGCAGGGCTACGGCGTGATGGTGCCCTATGCCGACCGGGTCGAGCCGGCCGACCGCTGGGCCATCGTGGCCTTCATCCGCGCCCTGCAGCTGAGCCAGAACGCGCCGGCCGACAGCCTGCCGCCGGCGCTGAAGGCGCGCCTGGATGCACAGCCCGGAGGCGCCCCATGA
- a CDS encoding SCO family protein, with amino-acid sequence MIRVLLAILCFLLVQAPAGAQALRLPPQPAAGFAPAPGAHLPLDAVLRDEDGAALRLGALFGAAPVVLVPGYYTCPNLCSTLFEGVLQALALSGMAPGSYRLVGFSIDPRDGAAAAAGKRRAYAALLPGGAHDLRMLTGDPAALARIEAALGYRAPRDPQSGEYAHAAGFVVADGAGRITRYFPGVRFDPAALRTAIDAARDGRGDDSRGGAGQEKSLGERLLLLCTHYDPAVGRHSGAAMAAVRAGVLLVLLVLGGSMWRVARRRRPAPLSKEARP; translated from the coding sequence ATGATCCGCGTGCTGCTTGCCATCCTTTGCTTCTTGCTGGTCCAGGCGCCGGCCGGCGCGCAGGCGCTGCGTCTGCCGCCGCAGCCGGCCGCCGGCTTCGCTCCCGCCCCCGGCGCGCACCTGCCGCTCGACGCCGTGCTGCGCGACGAAGACGGCGCCGCGCTGCGGCTCGGGGCGCTGTTCGGCGCCGCGCCGGTGGTGCTGGTGCCGGGCTACTACACCTGCCCGAACCTGTGCAGCACCCTGTTCGAAGGCGTGCTGCAGGCGCTGGCCCTGAGCGGCATGGCGCCCGGCAGCTACCGCCTGGTCGGCTTCTCGATCGATCCGCGCGACGGCGCCGCGGCCGCGGCCGGCAAGCGCCGCGCCTACGCCGCGCTGCTGCCGGGCGGCGCGCATGACCTGCGGATGCTGACCGGCGACCCCGCGGCGCTGGCGCGGATCGAAGCCGCGCTGGGCTACCGCGCGCCGCGCGACCCGCAATCGGGCGAATACGCCCACGCCGCCGGCTTCGTGGTGGCCGATGGCGCGGGACGGATCACGCGCTACTTCCCCGGCGTGCGCTTCGATCCGGCGGCGCTGCGGACGGCCATCGACGCGGCACGGGACGGCCGCGGCGACGACAGCCGCGGCGGCGCCGGCCAGGAGAAATCGCTGGGCGAACGCCTGCTGCTGCTCTGTACCCATTACGACCCGGCCGTCGGCCGGCACAGCGGCGCGGCGATGGCGGCGGTGCGCGCCGGCGTGCTGCTGGTCCTGCTGGTCCTGGGTGGCTCGATGTGGCGCGTCGCGCGGCGCCGGCGCCCGGCGCCCCTATCGAAGGAGGCCAGGCCATGA
- the coxB gene encoding cytochrome c oxidase subunit II, which produces MSVPFRLLPLDGAQSATRLDSLALCLLLLTGVVALGVLLLMIVFCVRYRAASTASREHPPAKGRLVEISWTVIPMLLFLVLYAWGAVDYVSLYRPDPAATPVFVVAKQWMWKAEHRNGRREVGQLHLPLGRPVRVVLTAQDVIHSFFVPAFRIKQDAVPGRYTSINFTPSRAGEYQLFCAEFCGTEHSTMTGKIVVMPPAEYAQWLAAGPRQPGMAARGFALFRSYGCSGCHAAGSSVHAPDLSNLLGRRVHLQDGRVLTADEAYVRDSILVPRKDIVAGYEPIMPSFAGQIGEEDLLAIIEYIRESGHDQPTERP; this is translated from the coding sequence ATGAGCGTTCCCTTCCGCCTGCTGCCGCTCGATGGCGCCCAGTCCGCGACCCGCCTGGACAGCCTGGCGCTGTGCCTGCTGCTCCTGACCGGCGTGGTGGCGCTGGGCGTGCTGCTCCTGATGATCGTGTTCTGCGTGCGCTACCGGGCCGCGTCGACCGCCTCGCGCGAGCATCCGCCTGCCAAGGGACGCCTCGTCGAAATCTCCTGGACCGTGATCCCGATGCTGCTGTTCCTGGTCCTGTATGCCTGGGGCGCGGTGGACTACGTCTCGCTGTACCGGCCCGACCCGGCCGCCACGCCCGTGTTCGTGGTGGCCAAGCAGTGGATGTGGAAGGCCGAGCACCGCAACGGCCGACGCGAGGTCGGCCAGCTGCACCTGCCGCTGGGACGCCCGGTGCGCGTGGTGCTGACCGCGCAGGACGTGATCCACAGCTTCTTCGTGCCGGCCTTCCGCATCAAGCAGGATGCGGTGCCGGGCCGCTACACCTCGATCAACTTCACGCCCAGCCGGGCCGGCGAATACCAGCTGTTCTGCGCCGAGTTCTGCGGCACCGAGCATTCGACGATGACGGGGAAGATCGTGGTGATGCCGCCCGCCGAGTACGCGCAGTGGCTGGCCGCGGGGCCGCGCCAGCCCGGCATGGCGGCGCGCGGCTTCGCACTGTTCCGCAGCTACGGCTGCAGCGGCTGCCACGCCGCCGGCTCCAGCGTGCACGCGCCGGACCTGAGCAATCTGCTGGGGCGGCGCGTCCACCTGCAGGACGGCCGGGTACTGACCGCCGACGAAGCCTATGTGCGCGACTCCATCCTGGTGCCGCGCAAGGACATCGTGGCCGGCTACGAACCCATCATGCCTTCCTTCGCCGGCCAGATCGGCGAGGAAGACCTGCTGGCGATTATCGAATACATCAGGGAGAGCGGACATGATCAGCCCACAGAGCGACCTTGA
- the ctaD gene encoding cytochrome c oxidase subunit I, protein MISPQSDLELEERGTTAGTSYLAEGFTIWSWLSTRDHKRIALLYGVSITLFFFLGGIAAALIRLELATPQGDLVTADTYNKLFTAHGVIMVWLFLIPSIPSVLGNFLMPLMIGARDLAFPRLNLASWYLYLLGGAIVLWALLVGGVDTGWTFYTPFSTMFSNSHVVLCLVGVLVVGFSSILTGLNFIVTVHTMRAPGMGWFRLPLFVWANYATSLILVLATPVLAMTLLLVGIERLFQVGIFDPALGGDPLLFQHLFWFYSHPAVYIMVLPAMGVASEIIPCFARRPVFGYRFMTYAILAIAVIGFLVWGHHMFVSGQSVYAGMVFSLLSFMVAVPSAIKVFNWTATLYKGRITFDAPMLYALGFVGLFTIGGLTGLFLAALALDVHLSDTYFVVAHFHYIMVGGSVMAYLGGIHFWWPKITGRMYSEAWGRLAAVIIFAGFNLTFFPQYLLGYAGMPRRYHSYPEEFQMLHVLSSAGAVTLAVGYLLPLGYLAWSLRYGRPAPRNPWQATGLEWQAASPPPIHNFAQPPVVVRGPYAYKP, encoded by the coding sequence ATGATCAGCCCACAGAGCGACCTTGAGCTCGAAGAACGGGGCACCACAGCGGGCACCAGCTACCTGGCCGAGGGTTTCACCATCTGGTCCTGGCTCAGCACGCGCGACCACAAGCGCATCGCGCTGCTGTACGGCGTGTCGATCACGCTGTTCTTCTTCCTCGGCGGGATCGCGGCCGCCCTGATCCGGCTGGAGCTGGCCACCCCGCAGGGCGACCTCGTCACCGCCGACACCTACAACAAGCTGTTCACCGCGCACGGCGTGATCATGGTGTGGCTGTTCCTGATCCCCTCGATCCCCTCGGTGCTGGGCAACTTCCTGATGCCGCTGATGATCGGCGCGCGCGACCTGGCCTTCCCGCGCCTGAACCTGGCCAGCTGGTACCTGTACCTGCTGGGGGGCGCGATCGTCCTGTGGGCGCTGCTGGTGGGCGGCGTCGACACCGGCTGGACCTTCTACACCCCGTTCTCGACCATGTTCTCGAACTCGCACGTGGTGCTGTGCCTGGTCGGGGTGCTGGTGGTCGGCTTCTCGTCGATCCTGACCGGCCTGAATTTCATCGTCACCGTGCACACCATGCGCGCGCCGGGGATGGGCTGGTTCCGCCTGCCGCTGTTCGTCTGGGCCAACTACGCGACCTCGCTGATCCTGGTGCTGGCCACGCCGGTGCTGGCCATGACCCTGCTGCTGGTCGGGATCGAGCGCCTGTTCCAGGTCGGGATCTTCGACCCCGCGCTGGGCGGCGATCCGCTGCTGTTCCAGCACCTGTTCTGGTTCTATTCGCACCCGGCGGTCTACATCATGGTGCTGCCGGCGATGGGCGTGGCCAGCGAGATCATTCCCTGCTTCGCGCGCCGCCCCGTGTTCGGCTACCGCTTCATGACCTATGCGATCCTCGCCATCGCCGTGATCGGCTTCCTGGTGTGGGGCCACCACATGTTCGTCAGCGGCCAGTCGGTGTACGCGGGCATGGTGTTCTCGCTGCTGTCCTTCATGGTCGCGGTGCCGTCCGCGATCAAGGTCTTCAACTGGACCGCCACCCTGTACAAGGGCCGCATCACCTTCGACGCGCCGATGCTGTACGCGCTCGGCTTTGTCGGCCTGTTCACGATCGGCGGCCTGACCGGCCTGTTCCTGGCGGCGCTGGCGCTGGACGTGCACCTGTCGGATACCTATTTCGTGGTCGCCCACTTCCACTACATCATGGTGGGCGGCTCGGTGATGGCCTACCTGGGCGGCATCCACTTCTGGTGGCCGAAGATCACCGGGCGCATGTACTCGGAGGCCTGGGGCAGGCTGGCCGCGGTGATCATTTTCGCCGGCTTCAACCTGACCTTCTTCCCGCAGTACCTGCTGGGCTATGCCGGCATGCCGCGCCGCTACCATAGCTATCCGGAGGAATTCCAGATGCTGCACGTGCTGTCCTCGGCCGGCGCGGTGACGCTGGCGGTCGGCTACCTGCTGCCGCTGGGCTACCTGGCCTGGTCGCTGCGCTACGGCCGTCCGGCGCCGCGCAACCCCTGGCAGGCGACCGGGCTCGAATGGCAGGCCGCCTCGCCGCCGCCGATCCACAACTTCGCCCAGCCGCCGGTGGTGGTGCGCGGCCCATACGCCTACAAGCCATGA
- a CDS encoding cytochrome c oxidase subunit 3 family protein encodes MSAVQPPHAEQFSSREQQDFAGSFGMWVFIASEFLFFGPLLFGYFYLRTHYPQACAAASRHTDFLLGTANTAVLLTSSFLMALAGHAAKAGQRPQAARLLVAVAALGLAFLAIKGFEYHSEFQEGLFPGAGFRPEKGGQPQDMPGMELFFLLYFAMTGLHALHLTIGILACLAMAFLLRRPAPAAPSGEAVELAGLYWHFVDLVWIFLYPLLYLVGRAGG; translated from the coding sequence ATGAGCGCGGTCCAGCCTCCTCACGCCGAGCAGTTCAGCAGCCGCGAACAGCAGGATTTCGCCGGCAGCTTCGGCATGTGGGTCTTCATCGCCAGCGAATTCCTGTTCTTCGGACCGCTGCTGTTCGGCTACTTCTACCTGCGTACCCATTATCCGCAAGCCTGCGCCGCCGCCAGCCGCCATACCGACTTCCTGCTCGGCACCGCCAACACCGCCGTGCTGCTGACCAGCAGCTTCCTGATGGCGCTGGCCGGCCATGCGGCCAAGGCCGGGCAGCGTCCGCAGGCGGCGCGCCTGCTGGTGGCGGTGGCGGCGCTGGGCCTCGCCTTCCTGGCCATCAAGGGCTTCGAATACCACAGCGAGTTCCAGGAAGGCCTGTTCCCCGGGGCGGGTTTCCGGCCGGAGAAGGGCGGGCAGCCGCAGGACATGCCCGGCATGGAGCTGTTCTTCCTGCTGTATTTCGCGATGACCGGGCTGCATGCGCTGCACCTGACGATCGGCATCCTGGCCTGCCTGGCGATGGCCTTCCTGCTGCGCCGCCCGGCGCCGGCCGCGCCGTCCGGCGAAGCGGTCGAACTTGCCGGCCTGTACTGGCACTTCGTCGACCTGGTCTGGATCTTCCTGTATCCGCTGCTGTACCTGGTCGGCAGGGCGGGAGGCTGA
- a CDS encoding cytochrome C oxidase subunit IV family protein has protein sequence MERRTRPLVLTWLALLALLALTAAMAWIPLGWINTAISMAVAVAKALLVAIVFMRLRASHPLLRLTALAGLVTLALLFALSGADYATRSEVPAAWQQPSTVPPRMGSQ, from the coding sequence ATGGAGCGCCGCACCCGTCCCCTGGTGCTCACCTGGCTGGCCCTGCTGGCCCTGCTGGCGCTGACCGCCGCCATGGCCTGGATCCCGCTGGGCTGGATCAATACCGCGATCAGCATGGCGGTGGCGGTCGCAAAGGCGCTGCTGGTGGCCATCGTCTTCATGCGCCTGCGCGCCAGCCATCCGCTGCTGCGGCTGACGGCGCTGGCCGGCCTGGTCACGCTGGCCCTGCTGTTCGCCCTGTCCGGCGCCGACTACGCCACCCGCAGCGAGGTGCCGGCGGCGTGGCAACAGCCTTCTACCGTACCCCCGCGCATGGGCTCACAATGA